A stretch of the Plasmodium berghei ANKA genome assembly, chromosome: 10 genome encodes the following:
- a CDS encoding chromatin assembly factor 1 P55 subunit, putative: MKKQGNNLNNFNDINNKNDESQSNYINANVENSKYWQYNTILLYNVIMIYRCEWPSLFVEWMPNVYKLNQDYYSQDLILGTYSTEKNNYILVLEVSLPSEELSQSNFYYDKICDFRHNSFNDTNNKFKIKKKIYHECEINKISCNPEKTDVIACFSSNGNIHILNLNDYEYDETELKNNNACNFDYTLKAHSGEGWGLKWDKETKLISSCADDSYLCIWDINSSTISNDNISVKLDTITNSSLVNVNNNSSKGIIYPVIKFFNNNIPLEDCCWRDQNILTVSDDGQLHIYDIRSKNAVNSINVTNHTLNAVDVNPHNTNIFATGGTNKEIDLWDIRYTNKSLHRIISQKENIIKLQWDKHQPGILSSSSSDKYIYFFDTNKIGIEQTYEDSQDGPPELIFIHGGHSSNVLDFSLNSSYSMMISSISEDNSLHIWQPSRQAYEDESDSHEDTEVE; encoded by the exons atgaaaaaacagGGTAATAACCTGAACAActttaatgatataaataataaaaatgacgAATCACAATCCAATTACATAAATGCCAATGTAgaaaattcaaaatattgGCAATATAACACAATCTTACTTTATAATGtaattatgatatatcGCTGTGAATGGCCATCCCTCTTTGTTGAATGGATGCCAAACGTTTACAA ACTAAACCAGGATTATTATTCTCAAGATTTAATACTAGGAACGTATAGCACTGAGAAAAATAACTACATCCTCGTTTTAGaa GTGAGTTTACCAAGCGAAGAGCTATCTCaatcaaatttttattacgATAAAATTTGTGATTTTAGACATAACTCATTTAAtgatacaaataataaatttaaaataaaaaaaaaaatatatcatgaatgtgaaataaataaaataagttgTAATCCAGAAAAAACAGATGTTATAGCATGTTTTTCATCCAATGgaaatatacacattttaaatttaaatgattaTGAATATGATGAAACTGAATTAAAGAATAATAATGCATGTAATTTTGATTATACTTTAAAAGCTCATTCAGGTGAAGGATGGGGATTAAAATGGGATAaagaaacaaaattaatatcATCGTGTGCAGATGATtcttatttatgtatatggGATATAAATTCCAGTACTATATCCAATGATAACATTAGTGTAAAACTTGATACAATTACAAACTCATCGCTAGTtaatgttaataataattcttctaaaggaattatatatcctgttatcaaattttttaataataatattccaTTAGAAGATTGTTGTTGGCGCGATCAGAATATATTAACAGTATCAGATGATGGCcaattacatatatatgacaTTCGTAGTAAAAATGCAGTAAACTCAATAAATGTCACAAATCATACATTAAATGCAGTTGATGTTAATCCACATAATACGAATATATTTGCAACAGGTGGaacaaataaagaaattgaTTTATGGGATATCCGTTATACTAATAAATCATTACATCGAATTATTTctcaaaaagaaaatataataaaattacaatGGGATAAACATCAGCCAGgaatattatcatcatcatctagcgataaatatatttatttttttgatacaaataaaatcgGAATAGAACAAACTTATGAGGATTCTCAAGATGGCCCACCTGAgcttatatttattcatgGTGGACATTCCTCGAATGTGTTAGATTTTTCTCTCAATTCATCTTATTCAATG ATGATTTCTTCAATCAGCGAAGATAATTCTCTTCACATTTGGCAACCATCACGACAAGCCTATGAGGATGAGTCAGATAGTCATGAGGATACAGAAGTTGAATAG